In Chaetodon auriga isolate fChaAug3 chromosome 9, fChaAug3.hap1, whole genome shotgun sequence, the genomic window TTACTGCTTAGTAAAAAAAGCCAACTGTTCGAGCTCCAGACATGACAGCGTCTGAGGATGTCCACCATCATGGCCAGATGCAGATGAGGACCCAAACTTGAGGCCTGCACGCATCAAGAGGGTGAAGTTTTCCAACTGGAACCACGTAGGAGtagcacagaggacacacaggggACCCGAAGGAGTGACAAATGTGAGTTTTCACGAGAGATActtcaaccagaaacagccTGGATCAAGACTGTCACAAAGTCGGCAGCAGAACACCAATCAGGAAGGCCGAGGAGACGGGAAAACTGCACATGGTCAGCTGGTGTTCTCACTAACGTGTTCTCTCTCTACTGTGAGGACCTACTGTACATATGTGTCAGAGGGTTAAAGAAAAAGGAGCACTTCTGTTCACAGCTCacagaaattaaaaactgaGGCAACAACCCAGCGACTGTTCCCAACCTAAAGGAGGCCACATACAGCTAAAAACCGAACCTGCACTTGGCTCTAAAAACCAGCAAGTGTGACACAATTTCAGTGCTtgatatatacagtgtatatgtGTGGAGACCAAACAGAGGACTGCAGGCTGTGGGTGGAGCGAGTGTAGGCCGGTGGATGTGGACAGCAGGCCTCATGGCGGCGTCTCTGCATTGTTAGTCGTGGTCTTTTTCTTCGTTGGTTTCTTGACCGTCTTGGCTTGAGTCttgcagagggagcagagcaacgggagggaggagaaagtaAAGAGtaattttaaaatttaaaaggGGCGCCGGTTTTACACACAAGGTCAGTTTACGCTTCAACGTTGTCCATCGTTCGTACTTCCACAGGAGTGAATGGGAAATGGAGCGACTACTCGTACCGTCGGGCCGAAGTGTAACCCTTCAGCTCCAAATACTCAGCAGAATCAAAGGTGCTCTTGAGCTGCATTGCGGGCATTGTAGGACTAAATAGATCCAATAAGTATTGATAAATGTTGAATGTTGCCATTTGGCCCAAAAATACTGCGATGTATATTTTAAGAAGACTTATTGTCAAGTGTGAAATCAACAGTTTCATGACGTGTTCCAGAACACACCAACGCGAGCTCAGCTTAGCTGTGATGTTACATCAGTGATTATCTTTTTCAAAAACACCTCtgaaatattgtattttacAGTCGACTCTATTGATAAGAGGATTTCTCATTCAAATAGTTTGTTACACTCTTGTCGGCACAATGCACAGCACTGAAAACCACTGGTCCTACCTCTGTcttagcagcagcaggtttcttGGTAGCCTTGACGCCGGTACTGCGTTTAGGGGCTTTTTCTCCCACATCTTCATCCGAGTGTTCAGTCCTTGTGTCCGACTGGTCAGAACTGTGTTGGGATGACGCGTCGTCAGCGAGGGACATAGCCGCCACAGAGCGGGCTGCGGGATTGGACAAAAATTGGTGGTTACTCAatgacagagcagctcagagttcaacaacaacaacaacaacaacaacaaagaaaaaaaatcagcagaggGCAAACAGACAGAGCCAGCAGGGGACAAACTTCAATCACtaattattgatttttattttcttttttttttttttaaatgaatattttggCCAATCACCATCATGAAAAGCCCAGGGTGACGTCTAACAATGCGTGCTAACAGTAAAAATCCACAAATCCTAACATCTGAAATGCAGAAACCAACAAATGTTTGGCACTTCGGCTTGATTGGAAATGTCAAGCTCTTCTGTGAGTCCACAGTTTGATTAATTGACTAGCTGCTTCATCACTGGagcacagactgaaagagaagggaaaggaaaCGTGGTTCCCACTGATTTAGCAGGTTttcaagagacagaaaagaaggaaTTAAGAAATACAATTTGGTTGGATATCATTTTGTTCAGTGCGGTTCACACATTCATTTGCAAATTTAGACAGCGATTCTAATtcattatgtgttgtaaatgaATGGAGGAGCAGGAAAGTTAAACATGTTTGAGTCTGTTTGCATCGTGTAAAGGAGTACAGCATTATTCAATTTTGTTCCACTTACAAATAACTTgaaaagcaggaagaagaaTCAGTCTGCTCCATTCGGCTCTGAGTAATCATTAGGAGGACTTTTGAGCTTGGATTCTCCTCACGATACACTGTGTTGTTCCCAAATATTATTGAAGGAAAATCCATCCACAGATCACCTCTAAGAATTTATATTAACTCCAGCGACCTGATTCCTTCGCTTCACTGTTTTGAAGTTGCACATTGTTCTTGTTGGTAGAAATTTAAATGTGCAACTTTGTCCTGTTCTCATTGcttgtgccccccccccccccccgtctgtATTCAGTTCACAGCTCCGCACAGCCAGCCGGCCGGCAGTGTACTAGGACACAAAGAGTCCTCCTTCCAAGCCTCTCCTCCCACTGGAATCACATGCTTTCACCACCCCACTCGGCACTTCTTTGcatcccctcctcttctctgccatTCTGCAGTGCTTTGAGTCACATGACTCCACTTGGCTCAACTGGCCCCCGTCCTGGTCCAGCCCAGTTAGCTAACTGGTCACACAGCATGTATGTATTCATGCAGAGTCGTATGACTCTGTGCTTCTGAAGCTGTTAATGAAGCAGTGCAGGTTGTGCGTGTTGTGTGGCCTTACTCTGCCGTGCAGCAGTGCTCTTGGCCCGGGGCAGCGTGCTGGCCCCTGAGCTCATCTCGTCCATGGGGTCCCGTCTCATGCGGGCGTCTGTGGTGTGCAGAGCCAGCTCGTCGTCGGCGTTGATGAGAGTCAGGTCCTGCATGCTGAAACTCCGCAGCTTGTCGGACAGCACGCCCTGCCCCTGGTCATCACagcaaaaccaaacacagatTCGTCGGATACGCTTGAGAAAATCTATCCCTCAACTCTGCATCACTCACATGTTTGAGGGAAAGCACTAAGTTTATCTGTTCATCTATAAAACGCTGACAAGAGATTTTTGTCAATTATCACTGATGCCATTAATTTCTTGTTCAACTGGCTCTGTTACTGGACTTTTAAGCTTTTCCTCCACTTGAACGGACAAGAAACTCTTGATCATATCAGCTGCAATCGTTCGTCCATCGATCGGTAAGTCTGATCGTCTTACAGATCAATGAAAATGAGAACTTGAGaagcattttaaaaacacacatcagtggtAAACTCATTGGATTCAGACGAAAATGGTACAGATCTGGATCTGAAGCGGCAAATCTAAACAGGGCCATAACACTTGTAGCCATTACAGATGTCAAACATGAACGGCTTTGTCTGAGTTATTAAATCATATTGGCCTCTGACTTCATCAGAGCATGCGACTCACCTTAGtggctgcagtgacagcagcattaGCAGCCAGGTTGAGACCCCTCTTTCCAAACCTCATCATGGTCTCATAACTCCTGTCTTTGGCCTGTGCGATGTATTCATCTATCTCCTACAGCACAGGGCGACAGATGACGGTGAAGAGTGAGCACAATGGAATAAAGAACCAAAAGGAAAAttagaggaaaagaaaaatctgatttcaaTGTGGACAAGCAAACCAGTTTACAATTGTGACAGGGACTTAATGACATAAAAAGGCCAGGTTTCCACCTTCTCTTTGTTGGACAGGGTTGGGTGGACAAACTTGCGGTAGAGGACGCTGGAGCCCTTGGTGTATGGAGACAGGAGCCAGATCACAAAGGCAATCTTGAGCTCAAAGTAAAATGGAAACCTGAGTAATGAAACAGAGTTATACCAtcagcagagatgaaaagaaacgAGAAAAGCTTTGAGGAAGGTACAGACACCAGAgttacaaagacaaagacacaatgaGACAATCTGACAAATAAAAGGGCTGAACGATTGTGTGAGTTGCTTTTTATGATGCTGAGGTGAAAACAAGACACTTTAATAAGAGATCACTGTACTAAAAATAATCAAGAACACTTagcaccagacacacacatgaatgcatctaCTGATATTACATAAGCCGTTTATTTATTACAAGCTAGTTGCCATGATCATGAGCAGCTCCTGGCTCACCATGATAGGAGCAGGTCTGTGGCAGTCTCTGCTGTTGTGAACAATGCAAATACGATCCAGTACATCATCCACTTcacctggagacacacacacacacacacacacacacacacacacgcacacacaggtgagtCGAGAGAACATCACAAAAGCAGCATACGAAAGCCCACAGCATCCCGTGTGCACGTGCTGAGACACGTGGAGCTAAACATGCAACATATGCTTCAGTCGTGTCGGATCACATCAGCATGCATGGTTAATCTCCCGGAGACAAAGGAAATGTAGGGCATCATCTAAACGACGTGAAGTGCCATAAACTAGAGGCACTTAGAGGCAAAGTAGCTTATGGAGTCAATGCCAAACGCCACAGAGTCACTGGAAATACATTATCAATAACCAAACACGTTGGCTTATCAAATGTGACTGAATCAGAGAAAAGCGCTGCACGCCATGTGTGCAGACGTCTAAACGCACTGAATCCTTTGACTCAGTAGAAATGagtcaaagaggaggaaaggggaatGAAAACATCGGCTCTAAAAATGGCGTCCTCCACTcgctctccccctcttcctctgtccttctgtggCTGTCTGCTTGGGAAGGGGAAGTTGCCATGGTAACCCTGCCAGGAGGAGACTGTTCTCAAGTGCAAATCTAGGCGGAGGGCCAGAGTGCTgctatctcctcctcctcctcctccgggaccccccccccatctctctctctcatcccttgCAGCGATGAGGTAAGCAGGGAGGACCCCGACTCTCAGCCAGACAGAATGGGATTCTACTGCTTTTCATCCAGGTTTCCACTGGCAACACTGGCTTTTCCGTCTTTCAAATCATGTCCACATTACTTGTTGTGTTAGATAATCTCCATTGTTCATTTTGTAATGCAGCCAAATCCCAAACTGTTCACTCAGCTCAGCGTTAATGTTTCAATACACGAGCATGGACTGTGTTGAGTTTTAAAATCTCAATGGAGGAAACTTGGGGATTTGCAGGCGATAGGACGTCAGGACAAAATGAGGGAGTGCACGTTAGAACTGTGAGTCATTTTGGTATCAAGGGATTGGGCTGTTTCGTGCACTCAGCATGCTATGGGTGTCagatcagtggttcccaacttTACTAGCATaaagtttatttcttttctgaCTTAGaaaaattattttctgttgaagaaatgcttttttaaaatgctcTCCTATCCAGTTAATCTTCTTTGACCATCACATTCATTGTGCAACCCCTTGGGTGGGAACAACTGCACTAGATGATGCAGGCGGTTATTCACAACCTGCAGCGTGGCAGGCTGTTACGTAATCATTACGAGGAGCATGCACATTCATGTATTCTTTTGCAGGTGTTGGATAAATATGGACCGCACTGTGTGTCCATGTAAAAGGGAAGAAGAATAAGGATTGAGACAGATATGAAGGTATTACTCTGTCTCTTAGAGTCATTGTGGTGCCTAA contains:
- the reep2 gene encoding receptor expression-enhancing protein 2 — translated: MVSWIISRIVVLAFGTLYPAYSSYKAVKTKNVKEYVKWMMYWIVFALFTTAETATDLLLSWFPFYFELKIAFVIWLLSPYTKGSSVLYRKFVHPTLSNKEKEIDEYIAQAKDRSYETMMRFGKRGLNLAANAAVTAATKGQGVLSDKLRSFSMQDLTLINADDELALHTTDARMRRDPMDEMSSGASTLPRAKSTAARQTRSVAAMSLADDASSQHSSDQSDTRTEHSDEDVGEKAPKRSTGVKATKKPAAAKTETQAKTVKKPTKKKTTTNNAETPP